TGGTTGTGTAATGTGTGTTTGTAACGGTGATGGTGGGGAAGTGGTATCTGATGTGATCGTATTCAAATCGGTTACATTCGTTATGCTATGTGGTAATGGACGTGTTTCATTTTGTGTATCAATCGATGCCGACCCAATCGAGCCATTTTCATCACTAATGCAATACATAGTGTATGTAAATTACggtaaacataaaaacattcatTGAAATAatcgcaaaaaataataatatacgcaagatgttgtagttgtttttgttggtagtGGTAACGTGGTGGTGATGAGCATGGATATTAGCGATTTGCGGCGCAACGCAGCGTATACAATGTGGTGGCACAAacgatacatatatgtaggtatatgcaaaaaaagaaaaagaacaaaatcataaaaataattcaataaggaaaataaaataaatattttgatgcaaaaatttgtttggcGATAAGTTGATTTTTTAAGCGTTGGTTGAAGCTACAGGAGCTAGGATTATGAttacaacatttttaaaatacactAAACTTACGAAAAATAATGGTTTATGCTGTAAgtatgttgtgtgtaaataattttatatatattgcaaaaataaatatttacttttgggatttcgaaatcaacttttgattttcaaaaaactaattttcgaaCTATAAAATTGCATGCGAAAAAACTACTAGATGAGCAAATGTaaagttttaatattattgtatacaaatttataaaaaatatgcaagcTCAAGCTCAACTTAAACCAAcgctcataaaaatttaaacacattttaaacACTCAAAAAGAAAGCATACGGCAATTAAATacatcaaatttcactttgcaataacaacaaacaaagtaaatactatataaagtTAATATCAATTTACGTACTTTGGCGACAAGCCCTTGATGTCCACATATACGTCACTATTAGTTGCGCGCACCAAATTGACGCTATGAGTttcctgaaaaaataaaaaaaaatattattgaaaaattaattattttcatgctACAAAAAAACTGTCATGATATAAAATAGAAGTTCAAATattggaatttttgaaattttaaaaaatgttacatAGTTTCGGATTATACTCGTATTGGTGCATAGTTTGCGATGGTAGTGTCATAGTTGTAAGTATTTGTAATCAAGTTTAACTACCTTTCTTTTTTATACCATgagatatatgtaatatatgacATATTTACCTTAAGCAAACGCTTTTCATTCGACATTATCTTATTAACATAACGGTAGTTGCGTGACAAACGATGTAAGCCGATTGTTACTGACACCAGGAAGCCTTCTAGCAGACGAACGATTGGATTCGCTTCCAAGTCtgcggaaaataataaaaaatatgataattaaatattcataaataaattcataataaattcaatattaggaaataaattataaaaaaagaaatattaaatattatcgaccacatttatttgtgaaaaatattaaatactacagaacaaatttatttataaaataaaaaaaatataattattatataatttattttatactctcgcaacctgttgcacagagtattatagttttgttcacataacggttgtttgtgtcaccaagaaataaaagagttagatatggggttatatatatataaatgatcaggatgacgagtggagttgaaatccggatgtctgtccgtccgtccgtacgtgcaaccgataacttgagtaaaaattaagatatcttaatgaaacttggaacacatgttccttgggaccgtgagagggttgctttcgaaaatgggcaaaatcggtccactgccacacccacaaaatggcgaaaaccaaaaacacataaagtgtcataactaagccataaataaagttataacagttggggaatttttttgaggaagtgggcgtggtcccgcccccaaatcggttatttgtatatatctcgcaaaccaaggaagctatataaaccaaactttctgcagtcgttttttttagccacttcttaatacagtcaaaaaatgaaagaaatcggataataaccacgcccaccttccatgcaaaggttaggttgaaaattactaaaagtgggttaactcactaacgaaaaacgtcagaaacactaaatttcacataagaaatggcagatgaaagctgcactcagatttttttacaaaatggaaaatgggcgtggcgtcgcccacttatgggtcaaaaaccatatttcaggaactactcgaccgatttcaatgaaacttgctttgtaatagtttccttacatcccaatgatatgttgtgaaaataggccaaatcgcttcataaccacgcttacttcctatataccagaactttgaagtcgatctgaatcgtttactttatatatatatatttggcgtaggaaccgctttaagcgattatagccgaatccaccagagcgcgccactcattcctcctttttgctttttggcgccaactggaaacaccaagtgaagccaggtcactttgcacttggtctttccaccggagtggaggtcgtcctcttccgcggcttcctccagcgggtactgcatcgaatactttcagagctggagtgttttcttccatccgtacaacatgacctagccagcgtagccgctgtctttttattcgctgaactatgtcaatgtcgtcgtataaatcgtacagctcatcgttccatcgtctgcggtattcgccgttgccaatgtttagaggaccataaatcttgcgcaaaacctttctctcgaaaaccccaagagtcgtctcatcggatgttgtcatcgtccacgcttcagcgccatacatcaggacgggaataatgagcgacttatagagtttgattttggttcgtcgagagaggactttacttttcaattgcctactcagtccaaagtagcacctgttggcaagagtgattctgcgttggatttcaaggctgacattgttggtgttgttaatgctggttcccagataaacgaaattatctacaacttcaaagttatgactgtcaacagtgacgtgggagccaagacgcgagtgcgctgactgtttgtttgatgacaggagatatttcgtcttgtcctcattcaccaccagacccatacgcttcgcttctttatctagtctggaaaacgcagaacaaacggcgcggttgttgcttccgatgatatcaatatcatcggcatacgccaggagctgtacactcttgtagaagattgtaccctctctatttagttctgcagctcgtattattttttccagcaatagattgaagaagtcgcacgatagtgagtcaccctgtctgaagcctcgtttggtatcgaacggctcggagaggtccttcccgatcctgacggagcttttggtgttgctcaacgtcagcttacatagccgtattagttttgcagggataccaaattcagacatcgcggcataaaggcagctccttttcgtgctatcgaaggcagctttaaaatcgataaaaagatggtgggtatcgattcttctctctcgggtcttttccaagatttggcgcatggtgaatatctggtccattgtagattttccaggtctaaagccacactgataaggtccaatcagttcgttgacggtgggctttagtctttcacacaatacgctcgacaaaaccttatatgcgatattgaggagacttataccacggtagttggcgcagattgtggggtctcccttcttatggattgggcagagcacactaagattccaatcgtcaggcatgctttcttccgaccatattctacaaagaagctgatgcatgcaccttatcagttcttcgccgccgtatttgaatagctcggccggtaatccatcggcccccgccgctttgttgttcttcaagcgggtaattgctattcgaatttcttcatggtcgggtaatggaacatctattccatcgtcatcgattggggaatcgggttcgccatctcctggtgttgtactttcactgccattgagcaggtcggagaagtgttccctccataatcccagtgtgctctggacatccgttaccagattaccttctcggtccctacatgataatgctccggtcttgaaaccttctgttaatcgcctcatcttttcataaaattttcgagcattacccatgtcggccagcttttcaagcttttcatactcacgcatttcggcctctttctttttacgtctgcaaatgcgtctcgcttccctcttcagttctcgatatctatcccaccccgaacgtgttgtggtcgatcgcaacgttgcgaggtaggcagtctgttttctctccactgcggaacgacaattctcatcgtaccaactggttttttggcgttgccggagaccaattgtttcggctgcagcggtatgcaatgagtttgagatgccgttccacagctcccttatatcgagatgctgatgagtgctctccgagagcaggagtgcaagtcgagtagaaaatcgttcggctgtcggttgtgattgcagcttttcgacgtcgaaccttccttgtgtttgttgacgggcgttctttgctgcacagaggcgagtgcgtatctttgctgctactagataatggtccgagtcaatgtttggtcctcggagcgtacgcacgtctaaaacactggagacatgtcttccgtctatcacaacgtgatcgatttgattgcgcgtgtttcgatcaggggacagccacgttgcttgatgaatttttttatgctggaatctggtactacagacaaccatatttcgggccccagcgaagtcgatcagcctcaggccgtttggcgatgtttcgtcatggaggctgaattttccgactgttgttccaaagacaccttctttacccaccctggcgttaaaatcgccaagcacgattttgacatcgtggcggggacagcgctcatagatgcgttctaggcgctcatagaaagcatctttggtcgcatcgtccttctcttccgttggggcgtgggcgcaaatcagcgatatgttgaagaacctcgctttgatgcggattgtggcaagacgttcatccaccggggtgaatgccaggactcggcgacgtagtctctctcccaccacaaatccaacaccgaatttgcgctcctttatatggccgctgtagtagatgtcacaaggacccaccttcttccgtccttgtcccgtccatcgcacttcttggacggcggtgatgtcagcctttagttgtatgaggacatcaaccagctgggcagaggcaccttcccaattaagagtccggacattccaggtgcatgccctcaaatcatagtcctttatacgtttgccgtggtcgtcatcaaaaggggggtttctcatccgaggcctgtgtttcttattcactggttattcgtttttatgtggtgggtcccaagccctacgcacaaccgcacaagcgggcttcgccttctcactttagctcgcctccaaacggatgtctgttagctacccaggggatacttggtctaaaaccggaagtcgtgagctgcttgagtcatatgcaaaagaatcgttcctggccactcccaagtgaatggcaatcagaaactttcctcacttgcgtgaacttctacatatgaccccatcccccacttctacatatgaccccatcccccaaaatcgccgaaatcagaccataggttttcaaggccccatatatcgaacatgaggacctcggtgcttctaacctaatattagggtttccaactttcaatggactttatacaatatatttaacgagtatgtgggtcaaattgtgtattatataatattaattaagttaaataaataaattgcgagaatataaaatgttcggttacacccgaacttagcccttccttacttgtttaatattaaattcttaCCATCATCAGAATCCTCGGAATCGACGACATCGcccttctttttcttttcttccaTTTCGGATGCCTCTTTAGCCTCCTTACTGGTCGATGGCTCTGCTTCGGTCTTGCGTTTGATGTCAGTCTGTTACAgatatgaatgaaaatattttattgtagatTTTCAAACGAAAATTGGTTTTTAACAAAGCTACActaaactataaaatatttttttttttataaaaaatgtggagttataaatgtgtgtgtgtatgtatataaacatatgatAAATATATTCAGCACAGTGTAGCATATTAAGTGGAAtgctactaaaaatattaagtttaattttattaaataaatgtgtctAAATATAAtgtgaatattaataaaaatgtataaatgtgtTAGTGTGAATATTAGCGAGTAAAAGCGTTAGTGTAgtcaactattttatttaagtgaTCACTAAGTGTTGTGACTACTAATGTGAGTTTTTTTAATTGCTGCTGTTTAACGAATTCAATTTGTgctttaagtaaaatatatttttgtgtatatgtgATTTGTAGTGGTAACTTAGtggtatttaatttaaaacacttATAATAGCAGAAGTTTAACGGTACACAGCACCGCAAACATTTCGACGTCAAAGGTTAACGTGTAACCCTTTAACAGCCGCAACAAATTTGAGCATAATATAATAGTTGAAAGCCGAAACTTATTGCATTTACACATTGACAAAGGACAGATGATACTAAAAGTCGTgattatttgtatacaaatgttGTACGAGTACTCGTATATAcagcattatttattttttttttttgttcaggGATCCATTTCGAAAAGTGAGTTGGTGCATCACAGCGAGACACAACGAAActatttattcaattaattttgtgtaCTAATTTCAGCAAATTTCGGTTAACTCACAAAGAAGCCGCTGGCCGAACGCGCCGGCAACGTATAATCGTACGGCTCGGAGAGCGTTGATGTGCGTGCGCCAGCCTCCTTATCGTCTTCATGCTCTAGCTCTTCATCGATTTTTATGCCAATACGCGAACCAGGCGCCGAAGCGTATGAACGCTGACGCATATAGACTTGACGACGAAATTCGGCGGTTTGTATATCCTTCCAAACCTTTTTTGGTtggtagtttttttttacaatttttaattggtGTTAGtgagtttgtttgtgtgtatgtagtttggttataattttgaaaagcaTCCGAATTTGGGCAGCAAGTGTTAAatagattaatttttgtttaaatattagcatttttgtTTTAGTGTTTTGTATACAGTGAGTGTCAATTATATTCgataattacttaatttttttaaaataaataattttgaatggagtaaaaatattgtttacattttttaaacttatattACATACTTTTAAACCAATTAtacttagaaaaaatatatattatatatacaaaatctcAAATAATACTGTATTAGCAATTAAATTgactaaaaaactaaaaatgttgcctacatttaggcgaagAGCAAATTGTTTTTGATTACCTTTTCTCTCTTTTAATTACGCTTATAGacttgctttaaaattttatcaaattctATACTAtgacatcaaataaatattttctaaaattaatattttagaaaaaaaattgtcgacactttcactttaaatttaacataaatttacagaattttaatatgcgaaaaaatttatataaaattttttggcattttttcatatatttttttttattttattaaatcaaaatacCTAACGAACGATATTTTTGAGTCTCTATATATTTTCactgttataaatataaaataaataacataatatatatatatacatatacagttgaacttccataactcgaactgctctaactcgaatttaTCCATAAtttgaactattgaattggcaatagaagtccaaattcatacaaattaccttctgtaactcggaagtctctctaactcgaagttttttggtggattatggtgattcgagttagagaagttccactgtatctaCGAATACTCACTGACACTCACTGTACTTTCATTTTGCCGTGTATATTACCAACTTTGCGGCTAGAGCAAATACATTGCATACGCTTAAATACTACAACTGTTTGTAGGCATGTTTTTATGTAGCTCCAAAACAGTTAGCTTACTATTTAGTCCAATACTATTTGTTATgagtatacatttaaaaattttttgaactcACGTTTATGACCGTTTTACGTCTTTGCAATTTCTTCTCACTCTCCTGCTCGGAGAGGAAGTCTTGTTCATCATCGATTACGTCCAATTCGAATTTATCATCAACATCCTCGAACATATAGTAATCGCCAGCGCGTACGGCTAAAAGTGTTGAaggattaaattgaaaataatgaatttaattagTAAAATACTTTCAGAGACACATCTAAGATCCATTATATAGGTTTAAAGCAATTATATGAGTACATATTGTATGTAAATCGTTAAAattgtaagtaaatatatacaaatgaagcAAAAAACATAACACCAGACAAGTACACAAGTAGTATTAACAgccattgaaaataatttaatatataaagtaatgtaCATATACGATTACTAAGTAATGTAAGCAATTGTTACATACACAATcaagtatttaaatatgttttatagtaGCTAAGACAGAGCTATAAGTTGGTTATGGTTAAGAATGACCTTCCAAAAAGCGACGCGAATCTAATTAACAAACTACAGACATTAAAGTAATCAGTATGTAATGCTAAACAcaattacatttgtatgtaagtacgcAATTCGACACCGAagctaaaaatttcacaaatttttaatttctattttcagTTTTAGTAAGTAAGTAAGCAACTACTACAGAGTAAATCATGTATTTTATAGCTGTATAAAATGATATACAGTTTAGTGCGCGATAAAAGCTGGATTAAGCTGGTTTAAACCATACTTTGTTAGTTTGGCAGGAGGGGGCCACAGCCACCGGATAAACGCGTGGGTTTTAGTATTTTGCATGGCGATTTCATGTTTCATtgctgtttatttttgttttaaaaatttattaaaaattttccacaACAACCAAAACTGTTTCATACAAGGAAAAAACAAGTGGAACACAAATTAAACCTTTCTTATGTGGCAGCCTTAATTGTTCAACGACAACGGTACCTACAGGCGCATCGGGCGCATCTAAggaaacaaaaatatgcaaaataacacTTAAGATTAAATATaccgtttattgttttttgtatgaaaaaatactGGGCATTTTTAAGCTTAAAACAAATGAGGGATGAAATGGAATTTTGAAGGTTTCTATTGGAAATTTTGGGTAAATATGCatacaattgtaataatttaatataaatttagtttCAAGTAACTTGCGATTAGTTGAGATGTTAATTACAGTCGGATATGGATAATGCTTactaataattaacaaattatcgaaaatttagttaaaatattgttatgaaagtatgaaacttcaaatattttaaatttgattttttttaattttttgatatttttggttattaaaaaataagattttttttaacacttttctttaaaaaattaattctgtAATTACATGCATAGACTTATTTCagttagtttaatatttttttagaagaaataaactataattttacaaaaatattaataataataatttgcataGTGAAtttctccaaataattttttgtagaatCTTGCAGAGTTGACAGTCATTAGTTGGGTAAACACGAGTCTATGTCGGCTATAATAAGCGGACTGTATTAAAAAGAGGCTAAGGCTATGTGCTCCTTTGGAGAAGACTCGACTAGctccttttactttttttattaattttgctagATAagtttatagccttttcacacagccaaattaattgatcaattaaaaatttgtgtgAGAAACCAGTTCTTgctcttcacactgccggctattcgataaccgatcagctacTATACAtacttgtttttgcttttcttgagaagttggtaaatttcatcagctgattgaacaacaactcgcagacaaagaacgtataaataatttcaaataatctctttgtcgcagagttgcatttcatttcattttcaagtcgattaaaattcaattataattaattaattctaaaaaaaattaattcaattagaattaatagatttttattttgtatggtaagtcgatcttaatcagcgttttaaaggagcagaggccggttaattgatcaattagcctccgtttgaaaaggctattagactAGCAACTCAATTAAGAGGTAATGAATGATAATAATTCGAGATTTATGGGGTAAATTGTCTACAGAATTATTAATGTTGTAGTTTCTAAGCATAGTCCAAGATTAATATGGAACCACAGATTGCACTTTTAAAGGAAATTATCAGAAGAAACGTCTTTAAGTCAAGTGTAGTACAATGTATACTAACAAAGGCACTTGATtagactaaaaaaaaaaaatatttttacattaagaAAAGAACTAATGAGAGTGGATAGAGAACATGTTGGCTtcacaaaatcattaaaaagcTAAATTGTCATGTCGAAATTAATGACTTAGTAATACTCACAATCTAACCTAAAACTATATGAAGGAATATACCTAAAATATAATCTAGTTATAGAAATGATGGAGAAATATTGACTAGATTTGTAGTATGATGTGAGAACGcacataaaataaatctaatatatctatatacataaggTTAAAAGtattagtatatagtatatagtgtgggtaaatattaaaaatatacatatagttaaAGATTTGAGCATAAATAAGGtgtaacaaaattttgaagacaagctttttttaaatgttttttaaatgtatataagatacaatcaataaattgaggacaaaaacatttttatagaaaaatctatagaaaatataacacacaaatacatacaagtatataaagAAGTAGGGAATAAGTAAAATACTTGTATAAAGTGTTAACCAGAGAGAGAAAGCAAGCTTTTtctcacataaatatttacaaaaaatataaaatagcataGGCAAATGTTACAAAGCATTAGCATGACTGGTATAccaattatttttggaaaaatatttaattaattatcaattatttttcaacaagCATTGTGTGCATAAACTAAGAGGGGACTAAActcaaaataaacataataacaataaatacatcATTTAaacatataatgaaataaacagTTCTGTATATATTGAAACGTAAATACGTTTATGTGAGTATAAAATAAATGGGTTTTACCAGGTCCGTGTAACTTAATCTCTTTCCGTTTGTGCGGTTTGCTCGGAGCACCATGTTCTAGaagtattcgaaaaaaaaacatatacaaagaaaggaaaaaataaacgtAATAAGCATACAAAAcagataatgaaataattaacgGTAATTAATATGCTGGAAAAGCAAAGTAAAATTGTGCTGGCAATAATAAAAGTACGCTACTGAAGCCAGGCTTAATACATAAATGGCGTTTGCTTCGTAGCAGCCCGTTGTTTGAGGACCGGTGGAAGCATATTTGTTgcttcttataaaaaaattattgaaaatgctactaatatacattttttagtatttctaagaatatttatataaaaaaatttaaatttcaactcGAAAGAGGCACGTACACCTACAACACGCTTCAACTAAGACACACTTTAAGTTTAGTTAAAAACTGcagcttaaaaatatttacaccacttttttatacatttgtacaagAGTTTTTGTTAGTCACAGTTAAAAAGTTACGCAATAAAATGACGGCggtcattttgaaaaattttcttcGTGTTATTTACAAAATGCAGTGCTACGGTTTTTCGTttgaattaaacaaattttattgtctATTATCACACGTTTGTTcgctaaatatatacaatttacaaaGATTActataaattcgaaaaaaaattgtatgcttAGAGTggaataaaagagaaaaaatatgaatctCCAAATCACATTGTCCATGCAGTTTCGTATCGACGGCGTCACACATCAACGAATCCAAATAGGCCGTACCAACGGGTCCCCAACTATGCGGACGCATTTTGGTGCGTTGCGCTTCAGCGTCACGTGCCCACGAGACATTGCTGTAACGGCGATTTCCATCCTGCAAGATGCTTTGCTCATCCAACGGGTATGTAGCATTACCGAGACTGAGGTGACGACGATGCAACACCTTCTCACGCATTGTAACGGGCACCTCCACCGAAGGCTTTATGTTGGAATTGTggttttcattattaatattcGAGATATTGGTGGGAGACTGACACTCAAGAGGAAAGGtggttgaccaaaaggttttatttgaccagcttAGCGTCATCTAGAATATATTTCGACCTCTGTATGCTCCGAAGAACAtcgtaaaaaaatagtaaactaATTCATAAGTTCTCTAAACCCGAAAACTGGCGAAGGAGACAAATTTTGACTAAATTGGCCCGCTCGATAATACCCTAAAAGTTTAAAAACCgagattacaacaacaaaatggaacCGGATTTCATGCGAACAAAAGCtgatgttctttatgtttaaaatCTTCTCTAGattgtg
This portion of the Zeugodacus cucurbitae isolate PBARC_wt_2022May chromosome 3, idZeuCucr1.2, whole genome shotgun sequence genome encodes:
- the LOC128920083 gene encoding uncharacterized protein LOC128920083 — encoded protein: MVPVPTSCSLNVNVSGASSNISSNLVTDGATGTTGRHRRQSSVNVVSWNETVSVQCAPDENTDPAEEPSVEVPVTMREKVLHRRHLSLGNATYPLDEQSILQDGNRRYSNVSWARDAEAQRTKMRPHSWGPVGTAYLDSLMCDAVDTKLHGQCDLEIHIFSLLFHSKHTIFFRIYSNLCKLYIFSEQTCDNRQ